One region of Maridesulfovibrio ferrireducens genomic DNA includes:
- a CDS encoding MarR family winged helix-turn-helix transcriptional regulator: MNTKEETVRHMTRRLKRIINKHMRIEKLPIPVGETLLLSPSEVHSIQTIGNNKGVNINTLGQLMGITRSAASQMVGKLMKKGLIEKRSATNNKKETLAFLTDSGWEAFKIHEEFHERHLNDLLNQLDEFSDTQIATTSTILSVVEDIMNKRMAELFDI, translated from the coding sequence ATGAATACCAAAGAAGAAACCGTTCGACACATGACCCGTAGACTGAAACGCATCATTAACAAACACATGCGTATCGAAAAACTTCCCATTCCTGTCGGTGAGACCCTTCTGCTGAGTCCGTCCGAAGTTCACTCAATTCAAACAATCGGTAATAATAAAGGGGTAAATATTAACACACTGGGACAGCTTATGGGGATCACCAGAAGTGCAGCTTCCCAGATGGTTGGAAAACTAATGAAAAAAGGTTTGATAGAGAAGCGATCAGCAACAAACAACAAAAAAGAAACACTTGCTTTCCTTACTGATTCAGGTTGGGAAGCCTTCAAAATTCATGAAGAATTTCACGAACGCCACCTCAACGATCTTTTGAATCAACTGGATGAATTTTCAGACACACAAATTGCTACAACATCCACGATCCTTTCCGTTGTTGAAGACATTATGAATAAGCGCATGGCGGAACTCTTCGACATCTAG